The Montipora foliosa isolate CH-2021 chromosome 1, ASM3666993v2, whole genome shotgun sequence genome has a window encoding:
- the LOC137967951 gene encoding uncharacterized protein produces MVFPLKKSHQRPKRKARRPLIRHKDTTIQDTVMESTQNNGINGADEEESNEDKGEGSEIKTVNDLDTLDAIKTRNALFEHEKQQLEQKITMERFGVERFALSDSNMQFYTGLDNYLQFKALFDFLDGNCCACSRLNYWGSSNCNFQLQDLEKRGKKRSITPADELFLTLSRLRVNVPEKVLADQFKISTSEVSRVFVTWVDLLFSRLNQLPIWATRETVNQTMPESFKYDYPYTRIILDCTEIFIEKPSCFRVQAETYSTYKSHNTAKGLVGIAPNEAVTFVSDLYGGHVSDRKIVIGSGILDMLEPHDSVMADRVFEIQDLLVPKKVSLNIPPFMRCKDQLDPDEEDETRQIAAVRIYVERAIERIKNYNILKQIIPNSMAEDLNKIWKVCSYLTNLKGPLVV; encoded by the coding sequence ATGGTTTTCCCTTTGAAGAAGTCACATCAGAGACCTAAACGAAAAGCAAGAAGACCTCTGATAAGGCATAAAGATACCACGATACAAGATACTGTTATGGAATCCACACAAAACAACGGAATTAATGGAGCCGACGAGGAGGAATCCAATGAAGACAAAGGTGAAGGATCGGAAATCAAAACAGTGAACGACCTGGATACACTGGATGCAATAAAAACACGTAATGCGCTTTTTGAACACGAGAAGCAACAGCTGGAACAAAAGATAACGATGGAAAGGTTTGGAGTCGAGCGTTTTGCTTTATCAGACAGTAATATGCAGTTTTACACAGGTCTTGATAATTATTTGCAGTTCAAAGCTCTATTTGATTTCCTTGATGGTAATTGTTGTGCATGCTCGCGGCTTAACTATTGGGGGTCCAGCAACTGTAACTTTCAACTTCAAGACCTTGAAAAGCGTGGCAAAAAGCGGTCGATAACTCCAGCAGACGAACTTTTCTTGACACTCTCAAGACTGAGGGTAAATGTCCCAGAGAAAGTTTTAGCCGACCAGTTTAAGATAAGCACATCTGAAGTGTCAAGGGTATTTGTGACATGGGTTGACCTTCTATTTTCAAGATTGAATCAGTTACCAATATGGGCTACCAGGGAGACTGTTAATCAGACAATGCCTGAAAGTTTCAAATATGACTACCCATACACAAGAATCATTCTTGACTGCACAGAAATCTTTATTGAGAAGCCGTCTTGCTTCAGAGTCCAGGCAGAGACTTATTCTACTTACAAGTCACATAACACTGCCAAAGGTCTCGTTGGAATTGCTCCAAATGAAGCAGTGACTTTTGTTTCAGATTTGTATGGGGGGCATGTGAGTGACCGCAAAATTGTCATTGGCTCTGGTATTTTGGATATGTTGGAGCCACACGATTCAGTGATGGCTGACAGGGTATTCGAAATTCAGGATTTGCTTGTACCAAAGAAGGTGTCCCTCAATATTCCTCCCTTCATGCGATGCAAGGATCAACTTGATCCTGACGAAGAAGATGAAACAAGGCAGATAGCTGCTGTTAGGATATACGTTGAACGCGCTATTGAGAGgattaaaaattacaatattttgAAGCAAATTATCCCTAACAGCATGGCTGAAGACCTAAACAAAATTTGGAAAGTTTGCTCATATTTAACAAATTTAAAGGGGCCATTGGTTGTCTAG